The sequence GGGCGGGGGACTGGGAGGCGAGGACGAGACGGCGGGGGCGGGGCTCTTCGGTCATGTCCGCCATCGTACGGAGCCGCGGGCCCCGCCGGGGCGCCCGGACTACTTGTTCAGCACCGCCTCCATCACGGACTTCGCGATCGGCCCGCCCAGCTTGCCGCCGGCGATCTCCGACCGGGGGATGTCCATGTCCTTGGGGTCGACGAAGACGGCGACCGCGACCGGGGAGGAGCCGTCGCTCTGCTTGGCGTAGGAGACGAACCAGGCGTAGGGGCGCTCGTCGTTGACGTTCGCGCCGTGCTGGGCGGTGCCGGTCTTGCCGCCGACCGTCACGCCGTCGATCTTGGCCTTCGAGGCGGTGCCCTCGTTGGCCGTGTACTCCATCATCTGCTGCACCTTCTTCGCCGTGTCGGCGGAGACGGCCTGGGACTTCAGCTTCGGCTTGATCTTCTCGATCGTCGACAGGTCGGGGCCGCGCAGCTCGTCGACGATGTGCGGCATCATCACCTTGCCGTCATTGGCGAGCCCGGCGGCCACCATCGCCATCTGCATCGGGGTGCTGGTGAGGCTGCCCTGGCCCATACCGGTCAGCGCGGTCTGCGGCTTGTCGAGCTTGTCCGGGTAGAGGCTCTTGCTGGCCAGCATGTCCCCGAGCTCCTTGTCGTAGACGTCGGAGTTGAAGCCGAACTTCTCCGCGGTCTCGCGCATCTTGTCCTTGCCGACCTTCAGCGCGGTGTCGAGGAAGACGTTGTTGCACGACCACTGCATGCCGGTCTTCAGCGAGGCCTTGTCGCAGGGCGCGCCCGGGACATCGTTGCCGATCTTCGTCGTGCTCTGCGGGAGCTGGTACGGAGCGGGTGCGTTCGAGGGGGCGTCGATGTCCGACACCACGCCGTTCTCCAGGGCCGCCGCCGCGGTGAGGATCTTGAAGGTGGAGCCGGGCGCATAGGTCTCGCGCAGCGCCCGGTTGCTCAGCGGCTTGGTCTTGTCGGTGTCCATCTCCTTGAACTTCCGGCTCTCGGCGTTGGAGATGCCGGCGAACACCGACGGGTCGTAGGAGGGGGTGGAGGCGAGCGCGAGGACCCGGCCGTCGCGCGGGTCGAGGGCGACCACCGCACCCTTGGCGTTGAGGTCGGTCAGCCCCTTGTACGCGGCCTTCTGCGCCTTGGGGTCGATAGTGGTGACGACATCGCCGCCGCGCGGCTTCTTGCCGGTCAGGATGTCCTGGGCGCGGTTGAAGGCGAGCCGGTCGTCCTTGCCGCTGAGCACCTTGTTGTAGATGCCCTCCAGGAAGGTCGTGCCCTGCGCCTGCGAGGCGAAGCCGGTGATCGGCGCGTACATCGGGCCGTCCTTGTACGTCCGCTTGTACTTGAAGTCACCTGAGGTCGCCACCGAGCCGGTGACCGGCTTGCCGCCGACGATGATGTTGCCGCGCGGGTAGGAGAACGCCTCGATCTTGACGCGCCGGTTGTGGGGATCGTTGGCGAGTTCGTCGCCCTGGACGAACTGGACCCATGTCGCGCGGGCCAGCAGGGCCAGCACCAGCACCCCGCAGAAGACGGCTATATGCCTCAGCGGCCTGTTCATCGCTCTCCCACTCCCGGCTGGACGCCGCTCCGCGGCCGGCCGCCCGAATTGCACTGTCGAGAGAGAAAGAGGCTGTTTCAGCGGTGATGGTTGCGAGCGGAAACTGTGAGGGTTACCTCCCCGCGGACGGGAACGGCTACCTCCCCGAGATCAGAACCATCAGCACCACCGCGACCACGGCCAGCACGATGCCCATTCTGCGGAGCTTGGCCTGCACATCGCGCAGCTCCTCAGGAGGCTCATCGGGCGGATCTGACCACAGCATGTCTCGATCCTGAGCCCGATGTGCCCGTGGCGCCTGAGTACGCGTACTCAGGCGCCACGGGCACAATGGACTAGTCAATGCACTATGCACCGACCTGACGCGGCCGGTCACCGCGCCCATACCGGCCGGTCAGTGCGGCCAGTAGCTCGTCCGCCAGGCCCGCGGGCCGGGGTGCGGCATCCGCGCCCGCGCCGGAACCGTGGACGCGGGATCCGACCACTCGGTGCCGCGATCGGCTCCCTCGGGCGCGACGGAAGCGGCAGCCGCCGCGCGGACCTGCACCACCGCCAGTGCGGCGGCCAGCTCCTCGGGTGTGGGATTGCCCCGTACGACCCTGATCACCGAAACGGCCCTCCTTCGCTGGTTCTGGTTGTGCCGGTCAGAGCGGAATGTTGCCGTGCTTCTTCGGCGGCAGCGCCTCGCGCTTGTTGCGCAGCGTGCGCAGCCCGCGCACGATGTGCCGGCGCGTCTCGGACGGCATGATCACCGCGTCGATGTAGCCGCGCTCGGCCGCGACATACGGGTTGAGCAGGGCGTCCTCGTACTCCTGGATCAGCTCCTGGCGCCGCTCGTCCTGCGCGGCCTGGTCCTCGATCGAGGCCAGCGTGCGGCGGTGCAGGATGTTGACCGCGCCCTGGGCGCCCATGACGGCGATCTGCGCGGTCGGCCAGGCCAGGTTGAGGTCCGCCCCCAGGTGCTTGGAGCCCATGACGTCGTACGCGCCGCCGAACGCCTTGCGCGTGATGACCGTGATCAGCGGGACCGTCGCCTCCGCGTAGGCATAGATCAGCTTGGCGCCGCGCCGGATGATCCCGTCCCACTCCTGGTCGGTGCCGGGCAGGAAGCCGGGCACGTCCACGAAGGTGATTACCGGAACGTTGAACGCGTCGCAGGTCCGCACGAACCGCGCGGCCTTCTCCGAGGCCTTGATGTCCAGGATGCCCGCGAACTGCATCGGCTGGTTGGCGACCACACCGACCGCATGGCCCTCGACCCGCCCGAAGCCGGTCAGGATGTTCGGCGCGAACAGCGCCTGGGTCTCCAGGAACTCGTTGTCATCCAGGACATGCTCGATCGCGACATGCATGTCGTACGGCTGATTGGCCGAATCCGGGATCAGGACGTCCAGCTCGCGGTCCGTGTCCGAGGTCTCCAGGTCCGCCTCCTCCGGGAAGGCCGGCGCCTCGGAGAGGTTGTTGGACGGCAGGTAGGACAGCAGGCCCTTGACGTACTCGATGGCGTCCTTCTCGTCCCCCGCCATGTGGTGCGCCACACCGGAGGTGGTGTTGTGCGTACGGGCGCCGCCCAGCTCCTCGAAGCCGACGTCCTCACCGGTCACCGTCTTGATGACGTCCGGACCGGTGATGAACATGTGCGAGGTCTGGTCCACCATGACCGTGAAGTCGGTGATGGCGGGGGAGTAGACCGCGCCGCCCGCACACGGGCCGACGATCAGGCTGATCTGCGGGATCACACCGGAAGCATGGGTGTTGCGGCGGAAGATCTCGCCGTACATGCCCAGCGAGGCCACGCCTTCCTGGATGCGCGCGCCGCCGGAGTCGTTGATGCCGATGACCGGGCAGCCGGTCTTGAGCGCGAAGTCCATCACCTTGACGATCTTCTCGCCGAAGACCTCGCCCAGCGCCCCGCCGAAGACCGTGAAGTCCTGGGAGAAGACGGCCACCGGGCGGCCGTCGACCGTGCCGTAGCCGGACACCACACCGTCGCCGTAGGGGCGGGTCTGGTCCAGCCCGAAATTGGTCGACCGGTGCCGCGCGAACTCGTCCAGCTCGACGAACGAGCCCTCGTCCAGCAGCAGATCGATGCGCTCACGCGCCGTCAACTTTCCCTTTGCGTGCTGCTTTTCCACCGCACGGGCGGAACCGGCATGCGTGGCCTCTTCGACCCGCCGCTGCAGGTCCGCCAGTTTGCCCGCGGTGGTGTGGATGTTTGCTTCCGGCTCGGACATCGGGATGCGGCTCCTGCTCGTCCTGGACTGGTGCTCGTACTGAGGGTGGTACGGGATTGGCTACCGATCCGTAGCGTATCGGCGGGACTGCTCAGCGGCACTGCGTCGTTGACCACACCTAGGCTGGCCCCATGACGTCTCAACCACCGGAAAACCGGGACAAAGATGCCGGTCGCTGGAGCGATCTGGGCCGCCCTCCGCTGAACGCCACGGCGTTGCGCCGCGCCCTCGTACGGCCCGACTCGCTCTGGACCGCCCTGGACGTCGTCTCCGCCACCGGCTCCACCAATACCGACCTGGCGGCCCGCGCGGCACAAGGGGAGGCAGAGGGCGCCGTCCTCATCGCGGAGGAGCAGTCGGCCGGCCGCGGCCGCCTCGACCGCACCTGGTCGGCGCCCCCGCGCTCGGGCCTCTTCCTCTCCGTCTACCTCATCCCCCAAGTCCCCGTGGCGCGCTGGGGCTGGCTCCCCCTGCTCACCGGAGTCGCCACCGCCGCCGCCCTCTCCCGGACGGCCGGCGTCGACACGGCCCTCAAGTGGCCCAACGACCTGCTGGTAACTTCCGCGGACTCCGACGCCCTGCGTCCCGGGGGCACCCTCACGGAACGCAAGGTGGGCGGCATCCTCGCCGAACGCGCCGGCCCCGGCGTCGTCATCGGCATCGGCCTCAACGTCTCCCTCACCGCCGCCGAACTCCCGGTGCCCGCCGCGGGCTCACTGACCCTGGCCGGCGCCAGTACCACCGACCGTGACCCGCTGCTGCGCGCCGTACTCCGCTCCCTGGAGCACTGGTACACCCAGTGGCAGTCCGCCGACGGCGACCCCGCCACCAGCGGCCTCCACGAGGCCTACGCCGCAGGCTGCGCCACCCTCGGCCGCTCCGTACGCGCCGAGCTCCCCGGCGACACCGCCATCACCGGCGAGGCCGTAGCCATCGACGCCGACGGCCGCCTGGTACTGGCCACCGCAAACGGCGTACAGCAGCCGGTGGGCGCAGGGGACATCGTCCATTTGCGCCCGGCTACGGAGGCGTAGCGGCAGATCGGGCGGGGCGCCCACCGGGGGCTGTATGAGTGACGGCTACCGGGGCGGCCGCCGTTGTTCGTCTCCGTGACGGCACCGGGGGCGGCGGGACGGCCGCCGACGGAGTGGGGTGGGCCGCCCGGCGGCGCCCGTGTCAGTGACGGCAACGGGTACGGCGGGACGGCCGCCGACGGAGTCGGGTGGGACACCCGCGACGCCTGTGTCAGTGACGGCAACGGGTACGGGGGACGGCCGCCGACGCCCATGTCGGTTGTCTGTGACGGCAATGGGTACGGCGGGAGGGCCGCCGACGACGTAGGCCGGAGGGGATGCCCGGTGCCCCGCCCGCAGGACCGGAGCGAACGCCGGGGCACTCTATGCCACGTACCAGGGCCGCCCGCGCCGTGGGGGCACCTCCCGGCCGAAGGCTGGGGGAGGGGTACCGGGCGTCCCCTCCGGCCCCCCACCCACGGCGGATACGCGCGACACCGGCCCCCACCACCCGCTGAACAGCACTGAACCGCACCGAACCACACCCCCCGCCGCGCCGACCCACCCCCACCACTTCCTTGTCCATAGCCAACATGTGAGAGTGAGCCAGAGCACACCTGCCGTATCGTTGAGGCGGTCCGCCAGGGAGCGGACCACCGGCGAGCAGTGATCGGAAGGGCAGTGCGCAGGGATCGGACAGGGAGCGGCCGGTGACCGCCGACGACTCGGGCGCCACCCCGCGCGACATGGACACCGAGGACGACGCCGTGCGCGACGTCCCCGTCGACGATCCCGCACGCGGCTGGGGCGACACCGCCACCGGCAGGGGCGAGACCACCGCCAACGGCGACGAGAACAACATCGCCGTCCGCCTCGAACATCTCATCCTCGGCGCCGACCGCCGCTACACACCGTTCCAGGCGGCCCGCGCCGCCGGCGTCTCCATGGACCTCGCGGCCCGCTTCTGGCGGGCCATGGGCTTCGCCGACATCGGCCAGGTCAAGGCCCTCACCGAGGCCGATGTGCTGGCCCTGCGCCGGCTCGCCGGCCTCGTCGAGGCCGGCCTGCTGAGCGAGGCCATGGCCGTACAGGTCGCCCGCTCCACGGGCCAGACCACCGCCCGTCTCGCCGACTGGCAGATCGACTCCTTCCTGGAGGGCCTGACCGAGCCGCAGGACTCCGGCCTGACCCGGACGGAGATCACCTACCCGCTGGTCGAGCTGCTGCTCCCCGAGCTGGAGGAGTTCCTGGTCTACGTCTGGCGCCGCCAGCTCGCCGCCGCCACCGGCCGCGTCGTCCGGGCCCAGGACGACGCGGAAATGGTCGACCGCCGCCTCGCCGTCGGCTTCGCCGACCTGGTCGGTTTCACCCGTCTGACCCGCCGCCTGGAGGAGGAGGAGCTGGGCGAGCTGGTGGAGGCGTTCGAGACGACCTGCTCCGACCTGGTGGCCGCGCATGGCGGCCGGCTCATCAAGACCCTCGGCGACGAGGTCCTTTTCTCCGCCGACGACGCGGGTATCGCCGCCGAGATCGGGCTCCGGCTGATCGAGACGATGACCAATGACGAGACGATGCCTGAGCTGCGGGTCGGCATCGCTTTCGGCACCGTCACGACCCGGATGGGCGATGTCTTCGGTACGACGGTCAACCTCGCCAGCCGCCTCACCTCGATAGCGCCGAAGGACACCGTGCTGGTGGACGAGGCGTTCGCCGAGGAACTGGGCCGTATCGGTGACGCGCCGGTCTCCGAGGCCGACGCCGCGGCCGCGGAGAAGGCGGCCGCGGAGGGCACCGGCGCCCCGCCGCCGTCGTACCGCTTCGCCCTCCAGCCGATGTGGCAGCGACCGGTGCGAGGCCTGGGTGTGGTCGAACCCTGGCTGCTGAGCCGCCGCCCAGTTCAGGGCACCGGCGACTGAGCCGCAGGCTCGGCCTCAGGCCCAGCCCCAGGCCCAGCCTCAGGCCCAGCCCCAGCCCCAGCCCCAACCCAGAGAGCCCTCCGGCCCGAGCCGCCGTCCCGTCCCTGTCCCCCAGGCCACCCACCTGGCATGATCCCCACGTCAGGTCAACGCCCGTTAACAGGGAGGGTTGCATGGAACGGCAGGGGCAACGGCAACAATTCGGCGCGGACGGCTGGGTGGCCGTCGAGCGCCACGGCCACAACGGCCACGTGGCGGAGCTGATCATGGACCGCCCGAAGGCCATGAACGCCGTCTCGACGGCCATGGCCGACAGCTTGGCGCAGGCCTGCGCCGAGCTGGCCGCGGACCGCTCCGTACGGGCGGTGGTCCTCAGCTCCACCCACGAGCGGGCGTTCTGCGTGGGCGCGGACCTCAAGGAGCGCAACTCCTTCACGGACGCGGACCTGATGCGCCAGCGTCCGCACACCCGCGCCGCGTACACCGGCGTACTGGAGCTGCCGATGCCCACCATCGCGGCGGTGCACGGCTTCGCGCTCGGCGGCGGCTTCGAGCTGGCGCTCGCCTGCGATCTGATCGTCGCGGACGGTACGGCGGAGGTGGGGCTGCCGGAGGTGTCGGTGGGCGTCATCCCCGGCGGTGGGGGCACCCAGCTGCTGCCGCGCCGGGTGGGTGCGGCGCGGGCCGCCGAGCTGGTTTTCACCGCGCGGCGGGTACGGGCGGCCGAGGCCGCGGAGCTGGGCCTGGTGGACCGGCTGGTCGCGGACGGGCAGGACCGGGCCGGGGCGCTGGAGCTGGCGGCCACGATCGCGCGTCATTCGCCGGTCGGGCTGCGTGCCGCCAAGCGTGCGATGCGTCTCGGGCACGGGCTGGATCTGCGGGCCGGTCTGGAGGTGGAGGACGGCGCCTGGCGCAGTGTGGCCTTCTCCGGGGATCGGGCGGAGGGTGTGGCGGCCTTCAACGAGAAGCGTGAACCGGAGTGGCCTGGGGAGTGACGTTGGCCGGTGGGGGCTGCCGTTGCGCGTCTCCGCCGTGGGTGGGGGCCGGCGTCGGGCGTCTCCGCCGTGGGTGGGGGCCGGCGTCGGGCGTCTCCGCCGTGGGTGGGGGCCGGTGTCGCGCGTCTCCGCCGTGGGTGGGGGGCCGGAGGGGATGCCCGGTACCCCTCCCCCAGCCTTCGGCCGGGAGGTGCCCCCACGGCGCGGGCGGCCCTGGTACGTGGCATAGAGTGCCCCGGCGTTCGCTCCGGTCCTGCGGGCGGGGCACCGGGCATCCCCTCCGGCCTATGTCGTCGGCGGCTGTCCCGCCGTACCCATTGCCGTCACAGACAACCGACATGGGCGTTGGCGGCCGTCCCCCGTACCCGTTGCCGTCACTGACACGGGCGTCGCAGGTTTCCCGGCCAACTCCGTCGGCGGCCGTCCCACCGTCCCCGTTGCCGTCACCGAGACGAACAACGGCGGCCGTCCCGTCCCGCCCCTGGGCCAGGAGCGACCCGAGGAGCCAAGCGACGAGCGGCGCCGATAACGACGCGAATAACGCCTAGGTGTCAATCACCTACGGAAAGGGGCGAAAGGGGTTAAACATTCCTACGCTGTAATAACGGAGCGTGCTCACGGTGACGGAATGCGAGGATCCGGTGACGGGCGAGGGCGATGCGAGGCTGCGGGCCGTGGTGGAGCTGGCGCAGGCGATGGCGGCCGCGCATACACCGCGCGACTCGGCGCACGCCGCGGCGCAGGGAGTGCGCCAGGCCCTGGGGGGATCCTTCGCGGCCATCTCGAAGTGGGAGCGCGAGCTGGGCAAGCTGCGCGTGCTGGTCAACGTAGGCGAACTCGCCGCCGACGAGGAGGAGTTCCCGGACGACGAGAGCTACCCCGTCCATGAATTCCCGGAGATCGTCGGCTTCCTGCACGAGCAGTGGGCGGGCGGTGGCGAGCCCAGTGCCTGGGTGGAGACCGCTGAGGAGCCGCACGACGGCCCGGTGCCCGCGGCCGCGGCGCAGTGGCGGGGCGGGGACGGAGGCGGGGGTGGAAACGGGAGTAGCGGTAGAAGCGGGGTCAGGGACGGGGTCGGCGGCGCCAACCCGCAGCGGGTGGCCGCGCTGCGCCGTCGCGGACGGGGTTGCTGCGTGGTCGCGCCGATCGTGCTGCACGGCCGGGCGTGGGGCGAGCTGTATGTCGCGCGGCGGACGGGCGAGCCGGTCTTCGGCCGGCCGGACGCCGACTTCGCGAGTGTGCTCGCCGCGGTGACGGCCGCCGGGATCGCCCAGACCGAGCGGCTGGCGGAGGTCCGCCGGCTGGCCTTCACGGACTCCCTGACCGGCCTCGCCAACCGTCGTGCCGTCGATATGCGGCTGGACGAGGCGCTGGAGCTGCACCGCAGGGACGAGGTGGTGGTCAGCCTGGTGGTGTGTGACCTCAACGGGCTGAAGCGGGTGAACGACTCGCGCGGCCATGCGGTCGGGGACCGCTTGCTGGAGCGCTTCGGGTCGGTGCTGTCCCTGTGCGGGGCGATGCTGCCGGGCATGCTGGCCGCCCGGCTCGGCGGCGATGAGTTCTGCCTGCTCGCGGTGGGCCCGCCGGCCGACGAGGTGGTCAAGGTGGCCGGTGAACTGTGCGACCGGGCGGGGGAGTTGGACCTCGGTGAAGGGGTGGCGGTCGGAGTCGCCTCGACCGGCGACCCGATCGGGCCGGTGCGCAGCGCCCGCCGGCTCTTCCGGCTCGCGGACGCCGCGCAGTACAAGGCCAAGGCGGCGCGGTCGGGTGAGCCGGTGGTCGCCGGGCGGCACGGCGGCAAGGATGACCCCGTCGTCCGGCTCGCGGACGCCCCGGACCGGCGGTCGGGGCCGGAGCGCCGCCGCTTCCGGAGGTGAGTGCCATGTTCCGTGCCATGTTCCTTGCGCAGGCCCGGGTTCCTTGCCTACGCCCCGTAAGGGGTGATCCCCAAACCTGGTGGTGACATCCGGCGATTCAGTCTCTAGGGTGCCTGAATATGGATATGCACACTGTGGTGCTGGGAACCTCCGGCACGACCGCACAGGACGTCATCGCGGTGGCCCGCGGCGCGGCCCGGATCGAGCTGTCCGAGGAGGCCCTTGCGGCCGTTGCCACCTCCCGCGCCTTCATCGACGAACTCGCCGCCAAGCCCGACCCCGTCTACGGCGTCTCCACCGGCTTCGGGGCGCTCGCCGTACGGCACATCAGCCCCGAGCTGCGTGTGCAGCTCCAGCGCAACATCGTGCGCTCGCACGCGGCCGGCATGGGCCCGCGGGTCGAGCGTGAGGTCGTCCGCGCGCTGATGTTCCTGCGGCTGAAGACGCTCGCCTCCGGGCGCACCGGCGTCCGCCCGCTCGTCGTCGAGACCATGGCCGCCATACTCAACGCCGGCATCACGCCCGTCGTGCACGAATACGGCTCGCTCGGCTGCTCCGGTGACCTGGCGCCGCTGTCGCACTGTGCCCTGACGCTGATGGGCGAGGGCGATGCGGAGGGCCCCGACGGCGTCGTGCGGCCGGCCGGCGAGCTGCTGGCCGTGCACGGCATCGAGCCCGTCGAACTGCGCGAGAAGGAGGGGCTGGCCCTCCTCAACGGCACCGACGGCATGCTCGGCATGCTCGTGATGGCCTGCGCGGATCTCGCCCGGCTGTTCACCTCGGCGGACATCACCGCGGCCCTCTCCCTGGAGGCGCTGCTCGGCACGGACAAGGTCCTCGCGCCCGAGCTGCACGCCATCCGCCCGCACCCCGGGCAGGCCGCCTCGGCGGGCAACATGTCCAAGGTGCTGGCGGGCTCGGGCTTCACCGGCCACCACCAGGACGACGCCCCGCGCGTCCAGGACGCCTACTCCATCCGCTGCGCCCCGCAGGTCGCCGGCGCCGGCCGGGACACCCTCGACCACGCCCGCCTGGTCGCCGACCGCGAGCTCGCCGCGGCCGTCGACAACCCGGTGGTGCTGCCGGACGGACGGGTCGAGTCCAACGGCAACTTCCACGGCGCCCCGGTTGCCTACGTCCTGGACTTTCTGGCCATCGCCGCGGCCGACCTCGGTTCGATCGCCGAGCGCCGTACGGACCGGCTGCTGGACAAGAACCGTTCGCACGGACTGCCCGCCTTCCTGGCCGGGGACCCGGGTGTCGACTCCGGGCTGATGATCGCCCAGTACACCCAGGCCGCCCTGGTCAGCGAGCTGAAGCGACTGGCCGCGCCCGCCTCGGTGGACTCCATCCCGTCCTCCGCCATGCAGGAGGACCATGTCTCGATGGGCTGGTCGGCGGCGCGCAAGCTGCGTACCGCGGTCGACAACCTGACCCGGATCGTCGCCGTCGAGCTCTACGCGGCGACCCGCGCCATCGAGATGCGCGAGGGGCTGACGCCTGCCCCCGCCACCCGCGCCGTGCTGGACGCGGTGCGCGCGGCCGGTATCCAGGGCCCGGGCGGGGACCGTTTCCTGGCGCCGGATCTGGAGGGCGCGTATGCGTTCGTGCGGGCCGGGAAGCTGGTGGCGGCCGTGGAGTCGGTCACGGGCGAGCTGGCGTAACGACGGGGTCGGGGCCGGGGCCGGGGTGCCCCGCCGTCCTCCCCAGGGGTGGCGTCCCTAAGGGGTGTCTCCCTTACGGGGTCTCCCCGCGCTCCGTCTCTAAGGGGTCTCGCCGTGCTCCGCCCCTGGTAGGGGGTTCCCGCTCGCCGTCCCCAGGGGGTCTTCCCGATCTCCGGGGGGGGGAGGCTCAGGCAGCGTCGTCGCGGGTGCGGCGGACCGAGTAGCTGACCAGCCCGGCGCCGAGCGCGAGACAGGCGGCGCCGCCGATCACGTACGGCGTGGTGTCCGGGCTGCCGGTGTCGGCGAGGAGGTGCGGCCGGGTGCCGGTGGAGCCGCCGTCGTCGGCGTCGGAGACCGCTCCGGTGCCCGTGCCCGTCCCGGAGCCGGTGCCCGTGCCGCTGTGGTGCGGGGTGGTCGTCGTGGAACCGCCGCCGGGGCCCGCTGCCGCCCTGCTGCTCAGCCGGTCGGCCAGGCCGGGACCGGTCGCGGCGGATGCCGTCCGCAGACCGGAATCTGTCGCTCCGTCATGTCCCGCGCTCGCATTGGCGGAGGGGACGAACCACAGGGCGAACAGTACCGATCCCGCGGCTGCGGCGGTCAGCAGTGGACGTCGTGCGGTCACGGAAGCGATCCCCCTTGTGGGTTCGGCGAATTGGCCGTTGACCTCAGATGTTAGTGACCGCCGCGGGTCGCGGGGAAGTCAGGACCCGTCCATGCCTAACCTCCGTGCTATGAGCAATGGTGAGACATCACGTTTTGTGCGCCTTCATGTGGAACTGATCATGGAGGTTGCCGACGCCCCGCAGCTGACCGGCGCGGCCCTCGATCACATCAACGGCGACCCGTCGCTGCCCGACGAGGAGCGCAGACAGTCCCTGGAGACGGTCAAGGAGGATCCGGCGGAGGCACTGGCCCACCTGATCGATCCGTTCGACCTCGTCTCCTCGGTGCCGGGCACCGAACTGGCCCAGGCCTCGTGGAGCAGTGAGGAGCTGACCGACTACGACCCCGACGCCGAGTGGAACGCGGCGGAGTGGGATCTGGCGGACGACGCGGACGGGGAGGGCTGACCGCCGCACCTCGTCCCGCCGCCCGAACCCATAGGGCCCCCGTACGGCTGCGCGCCGTACGGGGGCCCATGACGTGGCCGGTGTGGCCGATGCCGGGGTGTGGCTGGTGTGACCGGTGTGGCTGTCGGCTGCCGGGTAGCCCGGCAGCCCGGCACATCGGCAGTCGGGCGGTCCAGCAGGTCGGTAGTCCAGCAGGTCCGGCACGTCCGACTTCGGACTGTGTGTGCCCTGTGACCGATCTACGGGCATAAGTGGCCTTCCCCACACTTCATGGAGGCATGGAACGGGTGAAACGGAAAAGGCGTTTATATGGCGTCGGCAGGAATGCCTACGTCCGGATATGCC is a genomic window of Streptomyces sp. Edi2 containing:
- the hutH gene encoding histidine ammonia-lyase; translated protein: MDMHTVVLGTSGTTAQDVIAVARGAARIELSEEALAAVATSRAFIDELAAKPDPVYGVSTGFGALAVRHISPELRVQLQRNIVRSHAAGMGPRVEREVVRALMFLRLKTLASGRTGVRPLVVETMAAILNAGITPVVHEYGSLGCSGDLAPLSHCALTLMGEGDAEGPDGVVRPAGELLAVHGIEPVELREKEGLALLNGTDGMLGMLVMACADLARLFTSADITAALSLEALLGTDKVLAPELHAIRPHPGQAASAGNMSKVLAGSGFTGHHQDDAPRVQDAYSIRCAPQVAGAGRDTLDHARLVADRELAAAVDNPVVLPDGRVESNGNFHGAPVAYVLDFLAIAAADLGSIAERRTDRLLDKNRSHGLPAFLAGDPGVDSGLMIAQYTQAALVSELKRLAAPASVDSIPSSAMQEDHVSMGWSAARKLRTAVDNLTRIVAVELYAATRAIEMREGLTPAPATRAVLDAVRAAGIQGPGGDRFLAPDLEGAYAFVRAGKLVAAVESVTGELA